A stretch of the Erinaceus europaeus chromosome 23, mEriEur2.1, whole genome shotgun sequence genome encodes the following:
- the ZFR2 gene encoding zinc finger RNA-binding protein 2 isoform X3: protein MDAPHLTTLSLCPPGPPACDEAESPMASPTCSPTPQMQLPAEPISPDPSPPPQDPHVWQPRASTRLRPVFFCDLCGVGCAGAQTYREHLDGQRHRKKEVLATLGDQLTCDLCHVACTGPRALAAHIRGARHQRALRRYSDLEEPPAELRSLGGRGQQGPPDSPADHGPSRQTAEGPRVQAPRNEAGEASGSDSAPLGLEFVEEVRDGRGRVLRLRCSLCACSFNDRHARDLHLRGRRHRLQYREKVDPELPLSGAPSARTCRRLDEQLRRQRRQKRRRLEALRHLHSQARIQDVLRSREQEPGDPGRAPPSTSSEDPAAACSWPPRPPPQQPPRRWESREDRHALSRHAAIYPAEAELRAVQSAVEHTERALRRVSDQLALDSGCDSSDGDVAASLRVLKGVMRVGTLAKGLLRPGAQQVQLLLLCSQKPTRSLLRTVAELLPQELPAVTEAEYRVSQDAEAAITVASCEEPHVQVTVSLTSPLMREDPSTPPGSRAACSDPEDILNPDKCLQDLKALRQAKWFQARASGLQPCVVVIRLFKDLCLRTAPWAPLPAWALELLVEKALSSAARPLGPGDAIRRVLECVAAGTLLPDGPGLQDPCERELTDALGPMTAQEREELTASAQHALRLVAFRQIHRVLGMEPLQPPRSRLGARMRKRLREAGTQASDPGPVASKQARPGGEGEP, encoded by the exons ATGGATGCCCCCCATCTCACCACATTGTCGCTCTGCCCTCCAG GACCCCCGGCCTGTGACGAAGCCGAGTCCCCCATGGCCAGCCCCACCTGCTCACCAACCCCCCAGATGCAGCTCCCAGCAGAGCCGATCTCCCCGGACCCATCCCCGCCGCCCCAGGACCCCCATGTCTGGCAGCCCAGGGCCAGCACCCGGCTGCGACCCGTCTTCTTCTGTGACCTCTGCGGGGTTGGCTGCGCCGGCGCTCAG ACCTACCGCGAGCATCTGGATGGGCAGCGACACCGCAAGAAGGAGGTGCTGGCCACTTTGGGGGATCAGCTGACCTGTGACCTGTGCCACGTGGCCTGCACTGGCCCCCGCGCCCTCGCTGCCCACATCCGGGGCGCCCGGCACCAGAGG GCCCTCCGGCGGTACAGCGACCTGGAGGAGCCTCCCGCAGAGCTGAGGAGCCTGGGAGGGCGCGGCCAGCAGG GGCCTCCTGACAGCCCGGCAGACCACGGACCCTCCAGACAGACAGCGGAGGGACCCAGAGTGCAGGCCCCGCGTAACGAGGCGGGGGAGGCTTCCGGAAGCGACTCGGCGCCCCTGGGCCTGGAGTTCGTGGAAGAG GTCCGGGACGGCCGGGGCCGGGTGCTGCGTCTGCGCTGCTCCTTGTGCGCCTGCAGCTTCAACGACCGACATGCCCGGGACCTGCACCTGCGCGGCCGGCGCCATCGGCTGCAGTACCGG GAGAAAGTGGACCCTGAGCTCCCGCTGAGCGGCGCCCCGAGCGCGCGGACCTGCAGACGCCTGGACGAGCAGCTGCGGCGGCAGAGGCGGCAGAAACGGAGGCGGCTGGAGGCCTTGAGACACCTGCACAGCCAGGCGCG GATCCAGGACGTGCTGCGGAGCCGGGAGCAAGAGCCCGGGGACCCAGGCCGCGCGCCCCCCTCAACCAGCTCGGAAGACCCCGCTGCCGCCTGCTCCTGG CCCCCGCGGCCGCCCCCCCAGCAGCCGCCCCGGCGCTGGGAGTCCCGGGAGGACCGGCACGCGCTGAGCCGCCACGCCGCCATCTACCCCGCGGAGGCGGAGCTGCGCGCCGTGCAGAGCGCCGTGGAGCACACGGAGCGCGCCCTGCGCCGGGTGTCGGACCAGCTGGCCCTGGACAGCGGCTGCGACAG CAGCGACGGGGACGTGGCTGCCTCCCTGAGGGTCCTGAAGGGTGTGATGCGTGTGGGGACCTTGGCCAAGGGGCTGCTGCGGCCGGGCGCCCAGCAGGTGCAGCTGCTTCTGCTCTGCTCCCAGAAGCCCACGCGCAGCCTGCTGCGGACTGTGGCTGAGCTGCTGCCCCAGGAGCTCCCG gccGTGACCGAGGCCGAGTACCGGGTCTCCCAGGACGCCGAGGCGGCCATCACTGTGGCCTCGTGCGAGGAGCCCCACGTGCAGGTCACCGTGTCCCTCACGTCGCCCCTGATGCGAGAGGACCCCTCCACACCCCCAG gatCCCGGGCAGCCTGCTCTGACCCCGAGGACATCCTGAACCCCGACAAGTGTCTGCAGGACCTGAAGGCCCTCCGCCAGGCCAAGTGGTTCCAG gcccgGGCCAGtgggctgcagccctgcgtcGTGGTCATCAGGCTCTTTAAGGACTTGTGTCTGCGGACCGCCCCCTGGGCACCCCTGCCTGCCTGG GCCCTGGAGCTGCTGGTGGAAAAGGCGCTGAGCAGTGCGGCGCGGCCCCTGGGCCCCGGGGACGCCATCAGACGAGTCCTGGAGTGCGTGGCGGCGGGGACGCTGCTGCCTg ACGGGCCCGGCCTGCAGGACCCCTGCGAGAGAGAGCTCACGGATGCCCTGGGGCCCATGACCGCCCAGGAGCGGGAGGAGCTCACGGCCAGCGCCCAG CATGCCCTGCGCCTGGTGGCCTTCCGGCAGATCCACCGGGTCCTGGGCATGGAACCCCTGCAGCCCCCCAGGAGCCGGCTCGGCGCGCGAATGCGGAAGCGGTTGcgggaggctggaacccaggcctCGGACCCGGGGCCGGTGGCCAGCAAGCAGGCTCGGCCCGGGGGCGagggggagccctga
- the ZFR2 gene encoding zinc finger RNA-binding protein 2 isoform X5 yields the protein MSGSPGPAPGCDPSSSVTSAGLAAPALRPAPRSPLYPQTYREHLDGQRHRKKEVLATLGDQLTCDLCHVACTGPRALAAHIRGARHQRALRRYSDLEEPPAELRSLGGRGQQGPPDSPADHGPSRQTAEGPRVQAPRNEAGEASGSDSAPLGLEFVEEVRDGRGRVLRLRCSLCACSFNDRHARDLHLRGRRHRLQYREKVDPELPLSGAPSARTCRRLDEQLRRQRRQKRRRLEALRHLHSQARIQDVLRSREQEPGDPGRAPPSTSSEDPAAACSWPPRPPPQQPPRRWESREDRHALSRHAAIYPAEAELRAVQSAVEHTERALRRVSDQLALDSGCDSSDGDVAASLRVLKGVMRVGTLAKGLLRPGAQQVQLLLLCSQKPTRSLLRTVAELLPQELPAVTEAEYRVSQDAEAAITVASCEEPHVQVTVSLTSPLMREDPSTPPGSRAACSDPEDILNPDKCLQDLKALRQAKWFQARASGLQPCVVVIRLFKDLCLRTAPWAPLPAWALELLVEKALSSAARPLGPGDAIRRVLECVAAGTLLPDGPGLQDPCERELTDALGPMTAQEREELTASAQHALRLVAFRQIHRVLGMEPLQPPRSRLGARMRKRLREAGTQASDPGPVASKQARPGGEGEP from the exons ATGTCTGGCAGCCCAGGGCCAGCACCCGGCTGCGACCCGTCTTCTTCTGTGACCTCTGCGGGGTTGGCTGCGCCGGCGCTCAG GCCAGCCCCCCGATCGCCCCTCTACCCACAGACCTACCGCGAGCATCTGGATGGGCAGCGACACCGCAAGAAGGAGGTGCTGGCCACTTTGGGGGATCAGCTGACCTGTGACCTGTGCCACGTGGCCTGCACTGGCCCCCGCGCCCTCGCTGCCCACATCCGGGGCGCCCGGCACCAGAGG GCCCTCCGGCGGTACAGCGACCTGGAGGAGCCTCCCGCAGAGCTGAGGAGCCTGGGAGGGCGCGGCCAGCAGG GGCCTCCTGACAGCCCGGCAGACCACGGACCCTCCAGACAGACAGCGGAGGGACCCAGAGTGCAGGCCCCGCGTAACGAGGCGGGGGAGGCTTCCGGAAGCGACTCGGCGCCCCTGGGCCTGGAGTTCGTGGAAGAG GTCCGGGACGGCCGGGGCCGGGTGCTGCGTCTGCGCTGCTCCTTGTGCGCCTGCAGCTTCAACGACCGACATGCCCGGGACCTGCACCTGCGCGGCCGGCGCCATCGGCTGCAGTACCGG GAGAAAGTGGACCCTGAGCTCCCGCTGAGCGGCGCCCCGAGCGCGCGGACCTGCAGACGCCTGGACGAGCAGCTGCGGCGGCAGAGGCGGCAGAAACGGAGGCGGCTGGAGGCCTTGAGACACCTGCACAGCCAGGCGCG GATCCAGGACGTGCTGCGGAGCCGGGAGCAAGAGCCCGGGGACCCAGGCCGCGCGCCCCCCTCAACCAGCTCGGAAGACCCCGCTGCCGCCTGCTCCTGG CCCCCGCGGCCGCCCCCCCAGCAGCCGCCCCGGCGCTGGGAGTCCCGGGAGGACCGGCACGCGCTGAGCCGCCACGCCGCCATCTACCCCGCGGAGGCGGAGCTGCGCGCCGTGCAGAGCGCCGTGGAGCACACGGAGCGCGCCCTGCGCCGGGTGTCGGACCAGCTGGCCCTGGACAGCGGCTGCGACAG CAGCGACGGGGACGTGGCTGCCTCCCTGAGGGTCCTGAAGGGTGTGATGCGTGTGGGGACCTTGGCCAAGGGGCTGCTGCGGCCGGGCGCCCAGCAGGTGCAGCTGCTTCTGCTCTGCTCCCAGAAGCCCACGCGCAGCCTGCTGCGGACTGTGGCTGAGCTGCTGCCCCAGGAGCTCCCG gccGTGACCGAGGCCGAGTACCGGGTCTCCCAGGACGCCGAGGCGGCCATCACTGTGGCCTCGTGCGAGGAGCCCCACGTGCAGGTCACCGTGTCCCTCACGTCGCCCCTGATGCGAGAGGACCCCTCCACACCCCCAG gatCCCGGGCAGCCTGCTCTGACCCCGAGGACATCCTGAACCCCGACAAGTGTCTGCAGGACCTGAAGGCCCTCCGCCAGGCCAAGTGGTTCCAG gcccgGGCCAGtgggctgcagccctgcgtcGTGGTCATCAGGCTCTTTAAGGACTTGTGTCTGCGGACCGCCCCCTGGGCACCCCTGCCTGCCTGG GCCCTGGAGCTGCTGGTGGAAAAGGCGCTGAGCAGTGCGGCGCGGCCCCTGGGCCCCGGGGACGCCATCAGACGAGTCCTGGAGTGCGTGGCGGCGGGGACGCTGCTGCCTg ACGGGCCCGGCCTGCAGGACCCCTGCGAGAGAGAGCTCACGGATGCCCTGGGGCCCATGACCGCCCAGGAGCGGGAGGAGCTCACGGCCAGCGCCCAG CATGCCCTGCGCCTGGTGGCCTTCCGGCAGATCCACCGGGTCCTGGGCATGGAACCCCTGCAGCCCCCCAGGAGCCGGCTCGGCGCGCGAATGCGGAAGCGGTTGcgggaggctggaacccaggcctCGGACCCGGGGCCGGTGGCCAGCAAGCAGGCTCGGCCCGGGGGCGagggggagccctga
- the ZFR2 gene encoding zinc finger RNA-binding protein 2 isoform X2, producing MPPISPHCRSALQDPRPVTKPSPPWPAPPAHQPPRCSSQQSRSPRTHPRRPRTPMSGSPGPAPGCDPSSSVTSAGLAAPALRPAPRSPLYPQTYREHLDGQRHRKKEVLATLGDQLTCDLCHVACTGPRALAAHIRGARHQRALRRYSDLEEPPAELRSLGGRGQQGPPDSPADHGPSRQTAEGPRVQAPRNEAGEASGSDSAPLGLEFVEEVRDGRGRVLRLRCSLCACSFNDRHARDLHLRGRRHRLQYREKVDPELPLSGAPSARTCRRLDEQLRRQRRQKRRRLEALRHLHSQARIQDVLRSREQEPGDPGRAPPSTSSEDPAAACSWPPRPPPQQPPRRWESREDRHALSRHAAIYPAEAELRAVQSAVEHTERALRRVSDQLALDSGCDSDGDVAASLRVLKGVMRVGTLAKGLLRPGAQQVQLLLLCSQKPTRSLLRTVAELLPQELPAVTEAEYRVSQDAEAAITVASCEEPHVQVTVSLTSPLMREDPSTPPGSRAACSDPEDILNPDKCLQDLKALRQAKWFQARASGLQPCVVVIRLFKDLCLRTAPWAPLPAWALELLVEKALSSAARPLGPGDAIRRVLECVAAGTLLPDGPGLQDPCERELTDALGPMTAQEREELTASAQHALRLVAFRQIHRVLGMEPLQPPRSRLGARMRKRLREAGTQASDPGPVASKQARPGGEGEP from the exons ATGCCCCCCATCTCACCACATTGTCGCTCTGCCCTCCAG GACCCCCGGCCTGTGACGAAGCCGAGTCCCCCATGGCCAGCCCCACCTGCTCACCAACCCCCCAGATGCAGCTCCCAGCAGAGCCGATCTCCCCGGACCCATCCCCGCCGCCCCAGGACCCCCATGTCTGGCAGCCCAGGGCCAGCACCCGGCTGCGACCCGTCTTCTTCTGTGACCTCTGCGGGGTTGGCTGCGCCGGCGCTCAG GCCAGCCCCCCGATCGCCCCTCTACCCACAGACCTACCGCGAGCATCTGGATGGGCAGCGACACCGCAAGAAGGAGGTGCTGGCCACTTTGGGGGATCAGCTGACCTGTGACCTGTGCCACGTGGCCTGCACTGGCCCCCGCGCCCTCGCTGCCCACATCCGGGGCGCCCGGCACCAGAGG GCCCTCCGGCGGTACAGCGACCTGGAGGAGCCTCCCGCAGAGCTGAGGAGCCTGGGAGGGCGCGGCCAGCAGG GGCCTCCTGACAGCCCGGCAGACCACGGACCCTCCAGACAGACAGCGGAGGGACCCAGAGTGCAGGCCCCGCGTAACGAGGCGGGGGAGGCTTCCGGAAGCGACTCGGCGCCCCTGGGCCTGGAGTTCGTGGAAGAG GTCCGGGACGGCCGGGGCCGGGTGCTGCGTCTGCGCTGCTCCTTGTGCGCCTGCAGCTTCAACGACCGACATGCCCGGGACCTGCACCTGCGCGGCCGGCGCCATCGGCTGCAGTACCGG GAGAAAGTGGACCCTGAGCTCCCGCTGAGCGGCGCCCCGAGCGCGCGGACCTGCAGACGCCTGGACGAGCAGCTGCGGCGGCAGAGGCGGCAGAAACGGAGGCGGCTGGAGGCCTTGAGACACCTGCACAGCCAGGCGCG GATCCAGGACGTGCTGCGGAGCCGGGAGCAAGAGCCCGGGGACCCAGGCCGCGCGCCCCCCTCAACCAGCTCGGAAGACCCCGCTGCCGCCTGCTCCTGG CCCCCGCGGCCGCCCCCCCAGCAGCCGCCCCGGCGCTGGGAGTCCCGGGAGGACCGGCACGCGCTGAGCCGCCACGCCGCCATCTACCCCGCGGAGGCGGAGCTGCGCGCCGTGCAGAGCGCCGTGGAGCACACGGAGCGCGCCCTGCGCCGGGTGTCGGACCAGCTGGCCCTGGACAGCGGCTGCGACAG CGACGGGGACGTGGCTGCCTCCCTGAGGGTCCTGAAGGGTGTGATGCGTGTGGGGACCTTGGCCAAGGGGCTGCTGCGGCCGGGCGCCCAGCAGGTGCAGCTGCTTCTGCTCTGCTCCCAGAAGCCCACGCGCAGCCTGCTGCGGACTGTGGCTGAGCTGCTGCCCCAGGAGCTCCCG gccGTGACCGAGGCCGAGTACCGGGTCTCCCAGGACGCCGAGGCGGCCATCACTGTGGCCTCGTGCGAGGAGCCCCACGTGCAGGTCACCGTGTCCCTCACGTCGCCCCTGATGCGAGAGGACCCCTCCACACCCCCAG gatCCCGGGCAGCCTGCTCTGACCCCGAGGACATCCTGAACCCCGACAAGTGTCTGCAGGACCTGAAGGCCCTCCGCCAGGCCAAGTGGTTCCAG gcccgGGCCAGtgggctgcagccctgcgtcGTGGTCATCAGGCTCTTTAAGGACTTGTGTCTGCGGACCGCCCCCTGGGCACCCCTGCCTGCCTGG GCCCTGGAGCTGCTGGTGGAAAAGGCGCTGAGCAGTGCGGCGCGGCCCCTGGGCCCCGGGGACGCCATCAGACGAGTCCTGGAGTGCGTGGCGGCGGGGACGCTGCTGCCTg ACGGGCCCGGCCTGCAGGACCCCTGCGAGAGAGAGCTCACGGATGCCCTGGGGCCCATGACCGCCCAGGAGCGGGAGGAGCTCACGGCCAGCGCCCAG CATGCCCTGCGCCTGGTGGCCTTCCGGCAGATCCACCGGGTCCTGGGCATGGAACCCCTGCAGCCCCCCAGGAGCCGGCTCGGCGCGCGAATGCGGAAGCGGTTGcgggaggctggaacccaggcctCGGACCCGGGGCCGGTGGCCAGCAAGCAGGCTCGGCCCGGGGGCGagggggagccctga
- the ZFR2 gene encoding zinc finger RNA-binding protein 2 isoform X1, translating into MPPISPHCRSALQDPRPVTKPSPPWPAPPAHQPPRCSSQQSRSPRTHPRRPRTPMSGSPGPAPGCDPSSSVTSAGLAAPALRPAPRSPLYPQTYREHLDGQRHRKKEVLATLGDQLTCDLCHVACTGPRALAAHIRGARHQRALRRYSDLEEPPAELRSLGGRGQQGPPDSPADHGPSRQTAEGPRVQAPRNEAGEASGSDSAPLGLEFVEEVRDGRGRVLRLRCSLCACSFNDRHARDLHLRGRRHRLQYREKVDPELPLSGAPSARTCRRLDEQLRRQRRQKRRRLEALRHLHSQARIQDVLRSREQEPGDPGRAPPSTSSEDPAAACSWPPRPPPQQPPRRWESREDRHALSRHAAIYPAEAELRAVQSAVEHTERALRRVSDQLALDSGCDSSDGDVAASLRVLKGVMRVGTLAKGLLRPGAQQVQLLLLCSQKPTRSLLRTVAELLPQELPAVTEAEYRVSQDAEAAITVASCEEPHVQVTVSLTSPLMREDPSTPPGSRAACSDPEDILNPDKCLQDLKALRQAKWFQARASGLQPCVVVIRLFKDLCLRTAPWAPLPAWALELLVEKALSSAARPLGPGDAIRRVLECVAAGTLLPDGPGLQDPCERELTDALGPMTAQEREELTASAQHALRLVAFRQIHRVLGMEPLQPPRSRLGARMRKRLREAGTQASDPGPVASKQARPGGEGEP; encoded by the exons ATGCCCCCCATCTCACCACATTGTCGCTCTGCCCTCCAG GACCCCCGGCCTGTGACGAAGCCGAGTCCCCCATGGCCAGCCCCACCTGCTCACCAACCCCCCAGATGCAGCTCCCAGCAGAGCCGATCTCCCCGGACCCATCCCCGCCGCCCCAGGACCCCCATGTCTGGCAGCCCAGGGCCAGCACCCGGCTGCGACCCGTCTTCTTCTGTGACCTCTGCGGGGTTGGCTGCGCCGGCGCTCAG GCCAGCCCCCCGATCGCCCCTCTACCCACAGACCTACCGCGAGCATCTGGATGGGCAGCGACACCGCAAGAAGGAGGTGCTGGCCACTTTGGGGGATCAGCTGACCTGTGACCTGTGCCACGTGGCCTGCACTGGCCCCCGCGCCCTCGCTGCCCACATCCGGGGCGCCCGGCACCAGAGG GCCCTCCGGCGGTACAGCGACCTGGAGGAGCCTCCCGCAGAGCTGAGGAGCCTGGGAGGGCGCGGCCAGCAGG GGCCTCCTGACAGCCCGGCAGACCACGGACCCTCCAGACAGACAGCGGAGGGACCCAGAGTGCAGGCCCCGCGTAACGAGGCGGGGGAGGCTTCCGGAAGCGACTCGGCGCCCCTGGGCCTGGAGTTCGTGGAAGAG GTCCGGGACGGCCGGGGCCGGGTGCTGCGTCTGCGCTGCTCCTTGTGCGCCTGCAGCTTCAACGACCGACATGCCCGGGACCTGCACCTGCGCGGCCGGCGCCATCGGCTGCAGTACCGG GAGAAAGTGGACCCTGAGCTCCCGCTGAGCGGCGCCCCGAGCGCGCGGACCTGCAGACGCCTGGACGAGCAGCTGCGGCGGCAGAGGCGGCAGAAACGGAGGCGGCTGGAGGCCTTGAGACACCTGCACAGCCAGGCGCG GATCCAGGACGTGCTGCGGAGCCGGGAGCAAGAGCCCGGGGACCCAGGCCGCGCGCCCCCCTCAACCAGCTCGGAAGACCCCGCTGCCGCCTGCTCCTGG CCCCCGCGGCCGCCCCCCCAGCAGCCGCCCCGGCGCTGGGAGTCCCGGGAGGACCGGCACGCGCTGAGCCGCCACGCCGCCATCTACCCCGCGGAGGCGGAGCTGCGCGCCGTGCAGAGCGCCGTGGAGCACACGGAGCGCGCCCTGCGCCGGGTGTCGGACCAGCTGGCCCTGGACAGCGGCTGCGACAG CAGCGACGGGGACGTGGCTGCCTCCCTGAGGGTCCTGAAGGGTGTGATGCGTGTGGGGACCTTGGCCAAGGGGCTGCTGCGGCCGGGCGCCCAGCAGGTGCAGCTGCTTCTGCTCTGCTCCCAGAAGCCCACGCGCAGCCTGCTGCGGACTGTGGCTGAGCTGCTGCCCCAGGAGCTCCCG gccGTGACCGAGGCCGAGTACCGGGTCTCCCAGGACGCCGAGGCGGCCATCACTGTGGCCTCGTGCGAGGAGCCCCACGTGCAGGTCACCGTGTCCCTCACGTCGCCCCTGATGCGAGAGGACCCCTCCACACCCCCAG gatCCCGGGCAGCCTGCTCTGACCCCGAGGACATCCTGAACCCCGACAAGTGTCTGCAGGACCTGAAGGCCCTCCGCCAGGCCAAGTGGTTCCAG gcccgGGCCAGtgggctgcagccctgcgtcGTGGTCATCAGGCTCTTTAAGGACTTGTGTCTGCGGACCGCCCCCTGGGCACCCCTGCCTGCCTGG GCCCTGGAGCTGCTGGTGGAAAAGGCGCTGAGCAGTGCGGCGCGGCCCCTGGGCCCCGGGGACGCCATCAGACGAGTCCTGGAGTGCGTGGCGGCGGGGACGCTGCTGCCTg ACGGGCCCGGCCTGCAGGACCCCTGCGAGAGAGAGCTCACGGATGCCCTGGGGCCCATGACCGCCCAGGAGCGGGAGGAGCTCACGGCCAGCGCCCAG CATGCCCTGCGCCTGGTGGCCTTCCGGCAGATCCACCGGGTCCTGGGCATGGAACCCCTGCAGCCCCCCAGGAGCCGGCTCGGCGCGCGAATGCGGAAGCGGTTGcgggaggctggaacccaggcctCGGACCCGGGGCCGGTGGCCAGCAAGCAGGCTCGGCCCGGGGGCGagggggagccctga
- the ZFR2 gene encoding zinc finger RNA-binding protein 2 isoform X4, giving the protein MASPTCSPTPQMQLPAEPISPDPSPPPQDPHVWQPRASTRLRPVFFCDLCGVGCAGAQTYREHLDGQRHRKKEVLATLGDQLTCDLCHVACTGPRALAAHIRGARHQRALRRYSDLEEPPAELRSLGGRGQQGPPDSPADHGPSRQTAEGPRVQAPRNEAGEASGSDSAPLGLEFVEEVRDGRGRVLRLRCSLCACSFNDRHARDLHLRGRRHRLQYREKVDPELPLSGAPSARTCRRLDEQLRRQRRQKRRRLEALRHLHSQARIQDVLRSREQEPGDPGRAPPSTSSEDPAAACSWPPRPPPQQPPRRWESREDRHALSRHAAIYPAEAELRAVQSAVEHTERALRRVSDQLALDSGCDSSDGDVAASLRVLKGVMRVGTLAKGLLRPGAQQVQLLLLCSQKPTRSLLRTVAELLPQELPAVTEAEYRVSQDAEAAITVASCEEPHVQVTVSLTSPLMREDPSTPPGSRAACSDPEDILNPDKCLQDLKALRQAKWFQARASGLQPCVVVIRLFKDLCLRTAPWAPLPAWALELLVEKALSSAARPLGPGDAIRRVLECVAAGTLLPDGPGLQDPCERELTDALGPMTAQEREELTASAQHALRLVAFRQIHRVLGMEPLQPPRSRLGARMRKRLREAGTQASDPGPVASKQARPGGEGEP; this is encoded by the exons ATGGCCAGCCCCACCTGCTCACCAACCCCCCAGATGCAGCTCCCAGCAGAGCCGATCTCCCCGGACCCATCCCCGCCGCCCCAGGACCCCCATGTCTGGCAGCCCAGGGCCAGCACCCGGCTGCGACCCGTCTTCTTCTGTGACCTCTGCGGGGTTGGCTGCGCCGGCGCTCAG ACCTACCGCGAGCATCTGGATGGGCAGCGACACCGCAAGAAGGAGGTGCTGGCCACTTTGGGGGATCAGCTGACCTGTGACCTGTGCCACGTGGCCTGCACTGGCCCCCGCGCCCTCGCTGCCCACATCCGGGGCGCCCGGCACCAGAGG GCCCTCCGGCGGTACAGCGACCTGGAGGAGCCTCCCGCAGAGCTGAGGAGCCTGGGAGGGCGCGGCCAGCAGG GGCCTCCTGACAGCCCGGCAGACCACGGACCCTCCAGACAGACAGCGGAGGGACCCAGAGTGCAGGCCCCGCGTAACGAGGCGGGGGAGGCTTCCGGAAGCGACTCGGCGCCCCTGGGCCTGGAGTTCGTGGAAGAG GTCCGGGACGGCCGGGGCCGGGTGCTGCGTCTGCGCTGCTCCTTGTGCGCCTGCAGCTTCAACGACCGACATGCCCGGGACCTGCACCTGCGCGGCCGGCGCCATCGGCTGCAGTACCGG GAGAAAGTGGACCCTGAGCTCCCGCTGAGCGGCGCCCCGAGCGCGCGGACCTGCAGACGCCTGGACGAGCAGCTGCGGCGGCAGAGGCGGCAGAAACGGAGGCGGCTGGAGGCCTTGAGACACCTGCACAGCCAGGCGCG GATCCAGGACGTGCTGCGGAGCCGGGAGCAAGAGCCCGGGGACCCAGGCCGCGCGCCCCCCTCAACCAGCTCGGAAGACCCCGCTGCCGCCTGCTCCTGG CCCCCGCGGCCGCCCCCCCAGCAGCCGCCCCGGCGCTGGGAGTCCCGGGAGGACCGGCACGCGCTGAGCCGCCACGCCGCCATCTACCCCGCGGAGGCGGAGCTGCGCGCCGTGCAGAGCGCCGTGGAGCACACGGAGCGCGCCCTGCGCCGGGTGTCGGACCAGCTGGCCCTGGACAGCGGCTGCGACAG CAGCGACGGGGACGTGGCTGCCTCCCTGAGGGTCCTGAAGGGTGTGATGCGTGTGGGGACCTTGGCCAAGGGGCTGCTGCGGCCGGGCGCCCAGCAGGTGCAGCTGCTTCTGCTCTGCTCCCAGAAGCCCACGCGCAGCCTGCTGCGGACTGTGGCTGAGCTGCTGCCCCAGGAGCTCCCG gccGTGACCGAGGCCGAGTACCGGGTCTCCCAGGACGCCGAGGCGGCCATCACTGTGGCCTCGTGCGAGGAGCCCCACGTGCAGGTCACCGTGTCCCTCACGTCGCCCCTGATGCGAGAGGACCCCTCCACACCCCCAG gatCCCGGGCAGCCTGCTCTGACCCCGAGGACATCCTGAACCCCGACAAGTGTCTGCAGGACCTGAAGGCCCTCCGCCAGGCCAAGTGGTTCCAG gcccgGGCCAGtgggctgcagccctgcgtcGTGGTCATCAGGCTCTTTAAGGACTTGTGTCTGCGGACCGCCCCCTGGGCACCCCTGCCTGCCTGG GCCCTGGAGCTGCTGGTGGAAAAGGCGCTGAGCAGTGCGGCGCGGCCCCTGGGCCCCGGGGACGCCATCAGACGAGTCCTGGAGTGCGTGGCGGCGGGGACGCTGCTGCCTg ACGGGCCCGGCCTGCAGGACCCCTGCGAGAGAGAGCTCACGGATGCCCTGGGGCCCATGACCGCCCAGGAGCGGGAGGAGCTCACGGCCAGCGCCCAG CATGCCCTGCGCCTGGTGGCCTTCCGGCAGATCCACCGGGTCCTGGGCATGGAACCCCTGCAGCCCCCCAGGAGCCGGCTCGGCGCGCGAATGCGGAAGCGGTTGcgggaggctggaacccaggcctCGGACCCGGGGCCGGTGGCCAGCAAGCAGGCTCGGCCCGGGGGCGagggggagccctga